Part of the Halorussus limi genome is shown below.
TCCCAAGAGTGGACGGTCGAGATACGCAAGACCGACGAAGGTGAGGTGGAAGACGACGACGAGGTACAGGCGAAATTCGACGTTCGTGAAATCCCAAAACAGGAGCGACATCCGACGATTCATCACCGGTACGGGAACCTCGAAGACGGCAACGCGATGGAGATAACCGCCCCGCACGAACCCCGTCCGCTCCACCGGGAGTTCCGACAGCGATACGGACAGTCGTTCTCGTGGGAGGTCCGAGACAAAGAGCCGGGCCGCTGTCGCGTCCGTATCACGAAAGGAGGCCAGTCGAGTACCGACGACGAAGCTCCGTCGCAGTCAACCGACGAGTCGATGGACGTGACGGAGGAACTGGACGTTCGGGACCTGCCGCCCGCCCAGCGCCACCAACAGATTTTCGAGGCGTACGAGCAACTTCAGTCGGGTGAGGCGTTCGTCTTGGTGAACGACCACGACCCGAAACCGCTCTATCACCAGTTCGAAGCGGAAACCGGGAGCGAGTTCCGATGGGAGTACCGGCAGCAAGAACCCGGCGAGTTCAGAGTCCTAATCGGGAAGGCGGACGTTATCGAGAACGACTCCTCGACATCCGAGACCACGAAAGCGCCGTTTTGAACGTTCGGGTCCGGATGTCCCAGCTACGGATTCGGAGGGAGACGTGACGGCCTCGGAGTTGTTCGGGTGAATTCCTATGTCACCCCGAGAGAACAGTACGAGTACAGGAGAGGTGATTCGAATGACTACGACAACAATTGATGCGGAACGGAGTCTCGCCGACCTCGTCGAGGAGAACCCGGAGTTCGCCCGCGTTTTCGAGTCCTTCGACATCGATTTCTGTTGTGGGGGAGACGCCTCCCTCGAAACCGCGTGTGCAGGATCGGGACTCGAACTGTCCGCGGTTCGTGACGAACTGGCGGCAGTGAAGGACAGCGACGGCAAACAGGACTGGGAAACGATGTCGGACCTCGTCGACTACATCGTCTCCGAACACCACGAGTATCTCCGCGAGGAGCTTCCAGCACTGGAGGACCTCGTTCGGAAGGTCGTGAGCGTCCACGGGGAGAATCACCCGGAACTGCAGCGAGTCGGGGAGGAGTTCTCCGACCTCGCCGAGGCGATGCAGACGCACATCTCCGAGGAGGAAGACGAGGCGTTTTTGCTCGTCGAGAAACTCGACCGCGGCGAGCCACTCACAGAGTCGGAAGCGGCGACGCTCCGGGAGGAGATAGATGACTTCGAGGACGACCACGAGGAGACCGCGGCACGTCTCGAGCAGATCGAGGCGTTGACCGACGGATACGCGGTCCCGGACGACGCCTGTCCGAGTTACCGCAACATGCTCGCCCGTCTCGAAGAACTCGAACGAGACACCCACATGCACGTCCATCGAGAGAACAACATATTGTTCTCCAGAGCCGAGCAGGAGCTATCGACCGCGACCCGGAGTTGAGTTTCGCTGGCTGATCTATTCGTTCCATCGCGCCACGCCGCCCCCGACACGAGTTCTCCGTGGGGAACTACCTCGGCAATCCTGTGGGGCTTGCCGTCCTCGCCAAGATCGGGTGCATCGGTCTACTGGTCGTCATCTTCGAGCTCTGCCCGATGTGGCGGGCCTGCTCGCCTATCGACGGCGTCTGCGAACTCGAAGACCTCGGGAACGGACGACCGTCGGGCGGTTCGGCGGAGGGCGAAGCCGATGACTGAGTCCGAAGTCCCCGAGACGGGTCCGGACGTCGAACCCGACACGACTGTCGACAATCGGGGACGCGGCTGTGCGAGCGGAATTGCTCGCGTCCAGCGCGCACTGGAGGACCTCGAAGACGGTGCGATACTGCGAATTCAAAGTACGGACAAGCGGGCGAAACAGGAGTACCCTCAACTGGCGGCACAGACTGGTCACGAACTTCTGGGAATCGAGACGAACCGGAGCGGTCTCCTCAGAAAGGAGTACACGACGTACCTCGAAATCCACCACGAGTGACCGACAGCCGACCGCAGAACGCACCCTACAGTGCATAGAACACCGACCGAATGCAGCGGGAGCGACTGGCCGACGGTGATTCTCTCGACACTTTCGACCTGCTGGTGACGGCGCTCGCCGTCGTCGAGCCGAGTGAGTCGTTCTACGGCACGTCTCTCGATGTGGTCAGGCCTGCAGACACATTCGGTATCGCGCAGGTCGGCACAGACGTACGGAGGTACGTCGGACGACTCCACTACGTCACGGGTACGGCCGAAATAGAAATCGGATTCTGTCCGTGAGGGTCGCAGACGGCGTCGTGTCGCCGCATCGGGCCGCTGTCACTCTTTGCGCAGCGTGGCGATGAACTGGTCGGGTCCGATCTTATCGACGACGTATTCGTCCGCGTCGAACGACTCGACTTCGGTCTGCATCTGGTAGTACAGCGGTTTCGGGTCGTGGTCGTTGACGAGCGTGAGGGCCTCACCGCTGTCGAGTTCGTCGAACGCGTCGAAAACCTTCGGGGTGGCGTTCCGGCGGCGGCACGTCGCGGAGGTCGAGTGTCTCTCCGGTCATGTGGACGGAACTGGACACGCTCGTCACGAAACTCTTGTCACGAACAGGTTCGCGGACGACTGTACTGATGTCACCGCGTCCGTCACGGCGGTTCTCCTATCGTGACGACGGAGTTCTGGCGGTGGTGCGCCGTCGGTGGGTCGAGAGAACCTTCGCGTTCTTCATCGTCGCCGGTGGCAGTCTCAGACCCGCCAGCATCTGACTGCTTCGGCGTCGGTCGGGGGAGAGAGCGGTACTGTTCGAGGCGCTGGCTCTCGTCCCATTGGCCCTCCCCTCTCCGGGGGTCACTCGAGGGTGCCGAATCCCTCGTCTTCCATCAACTCGGCGATGCGCTCGGGGTTCTGGAACGCCGCGAGAAGCGCGAACTCCCGTGCGTCCGTCTTCGAGACTTCGCTCGTTCCGAGCAGGTCGGCGAGTTCACCCCGGAACTCCGCCTCCCGGTCGGCGACCTTGTCCCGGACGTGGATCTCGAGACGCGTGTCCCGTTCGTCGCCGACGTTACTCCGCCGGACGAAGTACGGATACTCGTCCGCGGAGGCAGCAGACTCACCGGACTCCCGCGCTGAAACTCGCCCGGTCGTCGATTGCTCGGACCTGTCCTCGCTCTCCGACGACGTTCCACTCGGCGACGTTGTCGAGGACCTGCCCGACGATGTCGACGCGGACTGTTCGGTCGGAGTCGATTTGGACTCGCCGTCTTCCTCTTCACGTGTCTCTGCCGTTTCCGCAGTGGTGTCGTCTTCGTCGCCGTTCTCGTCGTCGTCACCGCCGAAATCGAGGTTTCCGGAGCCGGATTTGAAGTTGCTCATGCGGTCGCCTCCGTTTCCTCGTCCTCTCGGAGGTCGATGGTTCGGTTCTCGAACTCCTGAATGTCGAGTTCTAACACCGGATCGACGTCGGTGTCGAACGTGTCCACTGCGACGAATCGGGCGAGTTCGTACAGTCTCTCCAGCGTCTCGATCTCTCTATCGCGTACTCGCCGTTGGCTCGGTTCACTCACCATCTCGCCGTCTCGCTCGAAGGTCTTCCAACGCTCTTCGACGACTTTGAACGCCGACCCCCTCGCCTCCCACATCGCGTCCATGAGGCTCTCCCGGTTCCCGATGGTAACTGGCGTGGCGAACGCCTCCGTGTCCTCGAACTGCTGCTGGTACTGGCGGTGAGCGTTCGTTTGGCCGACGCCCGAGGGGACGACGCAGGAGAGCCCGATTTCGATGTCCAGTTGGGTCTCCATGTTGCCGACGAGTTCTTCGAGTCCTTCCAGACTCAGGTTGCCTTTTCCGGCGGGCTTGACGGGCGCGACGAGCGTCCGCAGTGCGAAAATCGCGTTGTAGAGCAGGTCTTCCGCCCGCGCGTTGGGGTCGATGAGAACCGCGTCGTACTCCTGATGGAGTTCCTGTTTCTCCCAGAGTAACTCGTGGAGGAGTTCGAACCGGGGGTACTCGTCGCGACTCATGTTCTGCATGCCGGTTTCGTAGGATATCTTCTGCTCCAGATTCGAGGTGAAGTCCCCGAGCATGTCGTGGCTCGGGACGATATCGACGCCTTCGGCCGTCGTCTCGATCAAGTCGTCGAAGTCACCGTCCGGCATGTCGAGGATGTGCTTGACAAGATTGTCCGCATCCCGTTCGCTTCGGTGTTCGCCAGCGTCGAACAGACTCGTCAGGTTCCCCTCTTGGGGGTCGAGATCTATCACGAGGGTATTTTGACCCATTCGCTCCAACGCGACGGCGAGGTTAGCCGTCATCGTCGTCTTGTACGTCCCGCCCGACTCGGAGTAGATTACAGTCGTTATCATATGCCGCCGGATTTCTCCCACTGTACTATAAATCTGTGTCAGACGACCGGGGCAGATATCTGTAATACTTTTCTGTCATATACATCTGTAATAGACCTCTGTAACCCGCCACGTATGGCGATTGTAGTAGCCCTCACGGAATTAAAACCATCTAGTACAGACATCTATTACAGGCACCTATTACAGAAGTCTGTGACACAGTTCTGTATTCGGTGAGTGTCCACTAAACTGACGCACGTCGTCTGGTAGAGAACACTGTCACGGAACATCGTCATTGGAATTCGGTACTCAATTCTGTAACAGACACCTGTAACGGACGTCTGTTATAGACGCTCGCCACATGCAGTAAATACAGACATATACCACGGAAGGCTGTAACACAGTGCTGTATTCGGTGAGTGTACACTGAGTTGGCGCAGGTCACCTGGTATAGAACACTGTCACGGAACATCGTCATTGAAATCCGCCACTCATATCTGTAACAGATGTCTGTAACGGGCGCCTGTTATAGACGCTCGCCACATCCACTAGATACAGACATATACCACGGAAGGCTGTGACAGAAGCTCTGTCGAACGTGGAGTAAGACAGTCGGAGCGCGGTGAAAGCTGTCGGTATCCGTCCGCGCCGGAATCTCCTGAAAATATGTTCGCGAGGTGTAAAATGCGTTCACTCCACGAGCGTCCTGCTACGTGAATGGTTCATCGCGGTGACGCGCGCCGGTCCGTGTGAAGTCGAACTGCACGCCCGACCCATCTTTATGATTCGGCCGCCCGATTCATGTTCTGTGCCAACGTTCGTCGTCGTCGGCGGCGATGCCGCCGGAATGTCAGCGGCCAGTAAAGCGAAACGGGAC
Proteins encoded:
- a CDS encoding DUF2249 domain-containing protein: MVSEIDVRERTADECREQIREDLRDIPTGETVTIVAHHDVEAALYQYQIKRGETLDWQYENAGPEVWEIRVSKSERAGGGTALTEFDVREMPPRKRHSVLLETFELLDPEEGFVLVNDHDPKPLYHELRSTRGDIFEWEYTNRDSQEWTVEIRKTDEGEVEDDDEVQAKFDVREIPKQERHPTIHHRYGNLEDGNAMEITAPHEPRPLHREFRQRYGQSFSWEVRDKEPGRCRVRITKGGQSSTDDEAPSQSTDESMDVTEELDVRDLPPAQRHQQIFEAYEQLQSGEAFVLVNDHDPKPLYHQFEAETGSEFRWEYRQQEPGEFRVLIGKADVIENDSSTSETTKAPF
- the ric gene encoding iron-sulfur cluster repair di-iron protein is translated as MTTTTIDAERSLADLVEENPEFARVFESFDIDFCCGGDASLETACAGSGLELSAVRDELAAVKDSDGKQDWETMSDLVDYIVSEHHEYLREELPALEDLVRKVVSVHGENHPELQRVGEEFSDLAEAMQTHISEEEDEAFLLVEKLDRGEPLTESEAATLREEIDDFEDDHEETAARLEQIEALTDGYAVPDDACPSYRNMLARLEELERDTHMHVHRENNILFSRAEQELSTATRS
- a CDS encoding sulfurtransferase TusA family protein; the encoded protein is MTESEVPETGPDVEPDTTVDNRGRGCASGIARVQRALEDLEDGAILRIQSTDKRAKQEYPQLAAQTGHELLGIETNRSGLLRKEYTTYLEIHHE
- a CDS encoding acyl-CoA dehydrogenase codes for the protein MSNFKSGSGNLDFGGDDDENGDEDDTTAETAETREEEDGESKSTPTEQSASTSSGRSSTTSPSGTSSESEDRSEQSTTGRVSARESGESAASADEYPYFVRRSNVGDERDTRLEIHVRDKVADREAEFRGELADLLGTSEVSKTDAREFALLAAFQNPERIAELMEDEGFGTLE
- a CDS encoding ParA family protein, with amino-acid sequence MITTVIYSESGGTYKTTMTANLAVALERMGQNTLVIDLDPQEGNLTSLFDAGEHRSERDADNLVKHILDMPDGDFDDLIETTAEGVDIVPSHDMLGDFTSNLEQKISYETGMQNMSRDEYPRFELLHELLWEKQELHQEYDAVLIDPNARAEDLLYNAIFALRTLVAPVKPAGKGNLSLEGLEELVGNMETQLDIEIGLSCVVPSGVGQTNAHRQYQQQFEDTEAFATPVTIGNRESLMDAMWEARGSAFKVVEERWKTFERDGEMVSEPSQRRVRDREIETLERLYELARFVAVDTFDTDVDPVLELDIQEFENRTIDLREDEETEATA